In Dama dama isolate Ldn47 chromosome 9, ASM3311817v1, whole genome shotgun sequence, the following proteins share a genomic window:
- the LOC133062758 gene encoding olfactory receptor 7E24-like, which yields MGLSDDPELQPLLCVLFLSMYLVTVLGNLLIILAIIADPHLHTPMYFFLFNLSLADISLISTTVPKVIVNIQTYSRVISYSSCLTQMSIFIFSACMDSMLLTVMAYDRFVAICHPLHYMVIMNQHTCCFSVLVSFFVSFLDSQLHNLIVLQVACFKDVEISHFFCNPSEVLKLACSDTLINNIIMYFFGTIYGFCPISGIFFSYYKIISSVLRVPSSGGRYKAFSTCGSHLAVVCLFYGTGLGVYLTSAISQSPRKYTAASVMYTVVTPMLNPFIYSLRNKDIKSALCRLLSKAWRVALVQLRDSDRGYSLVCPKGSTVCSALVAVAQVETSDRELKHHTWRVGELKFIMPVGPEELPLQALSPKQSGYRLQAGGQSPLLPVVIGPDWGLDPGPYIILWPFLVSWSVPPMSPVGAWPSGELECRYKREPRKSSGGMPPCLCGSSSSLPSQATGPATQVAGMVGI from the exons ATGGGACTCTCAGATGACCCAGAACTTCAGCCTTTGCTCTGTGTCCTCTTCCTGTCCATGTACCTGGTCACTGTCCTGGGGAACCTGCTCATCATCCTGGCCATCATTGCTGACCctcacctccacacccccatgtacttcttcctcttcaACCTGTCCTTGGCTGACATCAGTCTCATCTCCACCACAGTCCCCAAGGTGATTGTGAACATCCAAACTTACAGCAGAGTCATCTCCTATTCAAGCTGCTTGACACAGAtgtctatttttatcttttctgcgTGTATGGATAGTATGCTTCTtactgtgatggcctatgacaGGTTTGTGGCCATCTGTCACCCACTGCATTACATGGTCATCATGAACCAACACACCTGTTGCTTCTCAGTTTTGGTGTCGTTTTTTGTTAGCTTTTTGGACTCCCAGCTGCACAATTTGATTGTGTTACAAGTTGCCTGCTTTAAGGATGTGGAAATCTCTCATTTCTTCTGCAACCCTTCTGAAGTCCTCAAGCTTGCCTGTTCTGACACTTTGATCAATAACATAATCATGTATTTCTTTGGTACTATCTATGGTTTTTGTCCTATCTCAGGGATCTTTTTCTCCTACTATAAAATTATTTCCTCTGTTTTGAGAGTACCATCATCAGGTGGGAGGTAtaaagccttctccacctgtggctCTCACTTAGCagttgtttgcttattttatggAACAGGCCTTGGTGTGTATCTCACCTCAGCCATCTCACAATCTCCCAGGAAGTATACAGCAGCCTCAGTGATGTACACTGTGGTCACCCCTatgctgaaccccttcatctacagcTTGAGGAACAAAGACATCAAGAGTGCCCTATGCAGGCTTCTCAGCAAAGCATG GCGAGTGGCACTGGTGCAGCTGAGGGACTCTGACAGGGGCTACTCCCTAGTGTGTCCCAAAGGCTCCACCGTCTGCTCTGCCCTAGTAGCTGTTGCCCAAGTGG aaaccagtgaTAGAGAACTCAAGCACCACacttggagagttggagaactcaagTTTATTATGCcagtgggcccagaggagttaccACTCCAAGCTCTCAGCCCCAAACAAAGTGGTTACAGA CTCCAAGCAGGTGGTCAGTCTCCTCTTCTACCTGTTGTCATAGGACCTGACTGGGGACTGGACCCAGGACCTTACATTATCCTGTGGCCATTCCTGGTGAGTTGGTCTGTCCCTCCAATGAGTCCGGTTGGGGCTTGGCCGTCTGGAGAGTTGGAATGCCGGTACAAAAGAGAACCCAGAAAGTCATCAGGTGGCATGCCTCCTTGTTTGTGTGGGAGTTCCTCCTCTCTGCCCAGCCAAGCCACTGGTCCGGCGACTCAAGTGGCTGGCATGGTTGGAATCTAG